DNA from Desulfarculus baarsii DSM 2075:
CTGGAGCCGTGATAACGCAGCTTCAGGCTGAGCGTGGCCTGCGGCGAGCCGGGGACCACTTCGTAACCGGCGATGTAGCCCTCCTGCACCAACGTTTCGGCAATGGCCGCCTTGATGCTAGACGACGGCAGGTTCACCTCGGTCTGGCGGGCCATGATCGCATTGCGGATGCGGGTGAGCATGTCGGCGATGGGATCGTGCATGGACATGTCTCTTCTCCCTACCAGCTAGCCTTGATCACGCCAGGCAGCTCGCCTCGCAGGGCCATATTGCGGAGGCAAACGCGGCAGAGGCCAAACTTGCGGATAAAGGCCCGGGGCCGGCCGCAAATGGGGCACCGATTTCTGCGGCGCACCTTGAATTTTGGCTCGCGCGACATCTTTTGCATCTGCGCTAACTTGGCCAACTGATCCCTCCTGATGTATCTCTAGGCCCGGAAGGGCACGCCCAGCAGACGGAGCAGCGCGCGCCCCTCTTCGTCGGTCTGGGCAGTAGTTACGATGGTTATGTTCATTCCCTTGACCTTGTCGATCTTGTCGTACTCGATCTCCGGGAAAATTATATGCTCTTTCACGCCCAGGGTGTAGTTGCCGCGGCCGTCGAAGGCCGTGGCGCTGACACCGCGGAAGTCGCGCACGCGGGGCAGGGCGATGTTGAACAGTTTGTCCATGAAAAACCACATCTTCTCACCCCGGAGAGTAACCGAGGTGCCGATGGGCATGCCCTCGCGCAGCTTGAAGGAGGCGATGGAGCGCCGGGCCCGGTTGATCATGGCCCGCTGGCCGGCGATCATGGTCAATTCCTCGGCCGCCGCCTCCAACACCTTGATATTCTGGATCGCCTCGCCCACGCCCATGTTCAGGACGGCCTTGACCGGCTTGGGCACCTGCATGATGTTTTTGTACGAGAACTGCTCGATGAGTTGCGGAATGCACTCCTGCAGATACTTCTCGCGCAGCCTGGGAGCCACCTTTTCGATGACTTCGGCCGGCTGTTCCTGGCCTTCGGCCTTTTTCTTCTTTTTGTCAGCCATTGCTCGCCGTTTTTTGAAGCCGGATTAACGCCGGCTCGTCCTACGGTTAATGATTAAACCGTGTTTTCAAGCGTCAAGAAGCTCGCCGCATTTCTTGCAGAAGCGACTGGTCTTGCCGTCGTCGAGAACCTTGCGACCCAACCGGCTGGCCTTCCCGCATTTGTCGCAGATGACCATGAGGTTGCTGATGTCGATGGGCATTTCCTTCTCGACGATGCCGCCCTGATTGTTCTGGCTGGGGCGGGTGTGGCGCTTGACCACGTTGACCTTTTCGACGATGGCCCGGTTGTCGGCCGGCAGCACGCGCAGGACTTTGCCCACCTTGCCGCGATCGCGGCCAGCCGTGACCATGACCTTGTCGTCTTTTTTGATGCTCAGTTTGCTCATACCGACACCTACAAAACCTCGGGCGCCAGCGACACGATCTTCATGTAGCGCCTGGCCCGCAGTTCCCTGGCCACCGGCCCGAAGATACGGGTGCCGATGGGCTCTCCGGCATTGTTGATCAACACGGCCGAGTTGTCGTCGAATTTGATGGCCGAGCCGTCGGCCCGCCGCACTTCCTTGGCCGTGCGGACCACCACCGCCTTCATGACATCGCCCTTCTTGACCTTGGAGTTGGGCAGGGCCTCCTTGACCGAGACCACGATGACATCGCCCAAGCTCGCATAGCGCCGCTTGGATCCCCCCAGCACCTTGATGCAGTAAAGCCTCTTGGCGCCGGAGTTGTCGGCCGATTGCAAATTGGTTTCAGGCTGGATCATGGTGTCACACTCCCCGGGGGCCTACGCCACCCGCTCCAGCACCTTGCTGACGCGCCAGCGTTTGAGTCTGCTCAGGGGCCTGCTCTGACGAATGAGCACGGTATCGCCCACCCTGCAGTCGTTGGCCTCGTCGTGAGCCATGAACTTGGCCCGGCGCCGCACGTACTTTTTGTAAATGGGGTGTTTCACCAGGCGCTCGACCTGGACCACCACCGTTTTGTCCATCTTGTCGCTCACCACCACGCCGGTGAGAGCCTTGGCGTTTCCGCGATCATTGTTGGCCATACAAACACCTTAGCCTTATCGGGGCTTTTTATTCCGCGGCCAGCTGGCGCATGACCGTCAGAACGCGGGCGATGTCTTTTTTGGTCACTCCCAGTTTCATGGGGTTTTCCAACTGCCCGGTGGCGTTCTGAAACTTGAGGTTGAACAGCTCCTGACGCAGATCGTCGAGTTTGCGCTCCAACTCCCCAAGGGAAAGACTCTTCAGTTCAGACGCTTTCATAACTTCAGCTCCTTTCGACGATGCGAGTCTTGAAAGGAAGCTTGTGGCTGGCCAGGCGCAGGGCCTCCATGGCCGTCTCGCGGGCCACGCCGTCGATCTCGTAGATCATGCGGCCCCTGGGCACCACGGCGACCCAGCCTTCCGGCGAGCCCTTGCCCTTGCCCATGCGCGTCTCGGCCGGCTTTTTGGTGTAGGGCTTGTCCGGGAAAACCCGGATGAAGACCTTGCCGCCGCGCTTGATGTAGCGGGTAATGGCGATACGGGCCGACTCTATCTGTTGGTTGGTCATCCAGCCAGCGCCGACGGCCTGGAGGCCGTACTGGCCGAAGGAAACCCTGTTACCGGACTGACAAGCGCCACGCATGCGGCCCTTCATGACTTTCCGGTGTCTAACTCTTTTTGGCGCAAGCATTTTTCAGTGCCTTTCCAGGCAGGCCTCAGGAGGCCTGCGCCTGCGTCTTGTCTCGATCGTCAAGGACCTCGCCCTTGAAGATGAGCACCTTCACGCCGATGACGCCGTAAGTTGTCCTGGCTTCGGCAAAACCATAGTCAATGTCGGCCCGCAGGGTGTGCAGGGGCACGCGGCCCTCACGGTACCACTCGCGGCGGGCCATCTCGGCGCCGCCCAGACGGCCCGAGCACTGGATGCGGATGCCCTGGGCGCCCAGTTTGAGGGCGGTGGTCACGGCCCGCTTCATGGCCCGCCGGAAGGCGATGCGCCGCTCGAGCTGACTGGCCACGCTTTCGGCGACCAGTTGGGCGTCCACTTCGGGCTTGCGCACCTCGTGGATGTCGAGCATGACCTCGCGCTTGATCAACTGTTCCAGGGCCTTTTTAACCGATTCGATCTCGGAGCCCTTCTTGCCGATAACAATGCCCGGCCGAGCGGTATGGATGCGGATCTTGGCCTTGTTGGCCGCCCGCTCGATCTCGATATGGGAGACCCCGGCGTGAAAGAGCTTCTTCTTGAGGAACTTGCGGATCTGGTGGTCTTCAAAGACCAACCCCGCGTAGTCTCTCTTGTTGGCGAACCAACGGGAATCCCAAGTGCGGATCACTCCCAGTCTGAACCCAATCGGATTTACCTTCTGTCCCAAACCAGGTCTCCTTGTTAACGCTCGGCCACGACCACGGTGATGTGGCTGGTCCGTTTCCTGATAGAAAAGGCGCGACCCATGGCCCGGGGGCGCCAACGCTTCAGCGATGGCCCACCGTCAACAAAGGCGACCTTCACGTAAAGCTTGTCGACGTCGATGCTGGAGTTCTGCGTGGCGTTGGCGGCGGCGGAATGAATCACCTTCGCCATCAAGCCAGCGGCCTTCTTGGGCGTGAACTTCAGCTTATTCAGAGCCTCCTCGACCTTCATTCCGCGCACGGCGTCAGCCACCAGGCGAACCTTGCGGGGCGAGATGCGCACGAACTTTGCTTTGGCGGTAGCTTCCATGTCAGCCTCTACTTCTTCTTGCCTTTTTTGTCGGCGGCATGGCCATAGTAGGTGCGCGTGGGAGCGAACTCGCCCAGCTTGTGGCCGACCATGTTCTCGGTAACGAACACGGGGACGAACTTTTTGCCATTATGCACCGCAAAGGTCAGGCCGACGAACTCAGGCATGATCGTCGAGCGACGGCTCCAGGTCTTGATGACCTTGCGGCTGCCACTATCGACCGATTGCTCCACCTTGGCGGCCAGATGATCGTCGACAAAAGGTCCCTTTTTAAGACTACGCGGCATTTCTCACTCCCCTACTTGGTGCGCCGGCGGACAATGAACTTGTCCGAAGGCTTCTTCTTGCGGGTGCGGTATCCCTTGGCGGGCATACCCCAGGGGCTGCAGGGGTGACGGCCGCCGCTGCTCTTGCCTTCGCCGCCGCCCATGGGGTGGTCGACCGGGTTCATGGCCACGCCGCGGACCCGAGGCCGACGGCCCAGCCAGCGGTTGCGGCCGGCCTTGCCCAGGCTCACGTTCTCGTATTGTTCGTTGCCCACCTGGCCCACCGTGGCCCGGCACTTGATGTGCACCTTGCGCATCTCGCCGGAAGGCAGCTTGAGGATGGCGTAGTCGCCTTCCTTGGCCATGAGCTGGGCGTAGGCCCCGGCGCTGCGCACCATCTGGCCGCCGCCGCCGATCTTCATCTCGACGTTGTGCAGCAGGGTGCCCAGGGGCATGGACTCCAGGGGCATGGCGTTGCCCGGCCGGATGTCGGCCTTGACGTCGCTGACGATGACGTCATCGACTTTGAGGCCCTTGGGCGCCAGGATGTAACGTTTCTCGCCGTCCTGATAGTGCAGCAGGGCGATGTTGGCCGAGCGGTTGGGGTCGTACTCGATGCCGGCCACGCGGGCAGGAATGCCCAGCTTCTCGCGCTTGAAATCGATCTGGCGATACTTGCGCTTGTGACCGCCGCCGCGATGCCGCGTGGTGACCCGACCGTAACTGTTGCGCCCGCCGCTCTTCTTCAGGGGCTCGAGCAGGCTCTTTTCCGGCTCGTGCTTGGTGATTTCTTCGCTCACCAGCTGCGTGGCGAACCGTCGACCCGGCGAGGTTGGTTTAAATTTCTTGATGGCCATGAGCTTTCGTCTCTCCAGCTAGCCGTTGCCGCAATGGGCCTTCCAGAAACTAGGCTCCCTCGAAGAAGTCCACGCTCTGGCCCTCGGCCAGGGTGACATAGGCTTTCTTCCAGTCGCTGCGTCTGCCCACGATGCGGCCCATCCGCTTGTCCTTGCCCTTGACCGACACGGTGCGGACGTCGAGCACCTTGACGTCGAACAATTTTTCGACCGCCTGCCTGATCTCGACCTTGTTGGCCCGCCGATCGACCTCGAACAACAACTGGTTGTTGTCCTCTTTGGCGATGGTGCCTTTTTCCGTAATCAGCGGCCGACGAATGACTTCTCTGAGGTCTTTCACGACAGGGCCTCCTCGATGCGCCCGACCGCCGGCTCCAGGAGCATCAGCCGATCGTAGCGGAGGATATCGTACACATTGAGGCCCTCGGCGCGCAGAACCTTCACCATGGGAATGTTGCGCGCGCTCTTTTCCAGGACCTCGTCGGGCCCGGCGGTGACCACCAGGACGTTTTGCGTCTGGAAGGTCGCCAGCACCTCGGCGAAGGCCTTGGTCTTGATGGCCTCGAGGCCAAAGCCCCGCAAAACCATCAATTTTTCCTCGGCCAGCTTGTCCGAAAGGGCGCTTTTGAGGGCGGCCTTACGCACTTTCTTGGGCACGTTGTAGTCGTAGTCGCGGGGCTTGGGGCCGTGAGTGGTTCCACCACCGCGCCACAGGGGGCTGCGCCGCGAACCGACGCGGGCCCGACCGGTGCCCTTTTGCCGCCAGGGCTTGCGGCCACCGCCGCGCACTTCCGAGCGGGTCTTGGTGCAGGCCGTGCCGGCCCGACGTTTGGCCAGCTGCCAGACAACCACTTCGTGCAGAAGGTGGGCCTTGACCTCGGCGGCGAAGACTTCGTCCGCCAGCTCTATCTCGCCGACCTTCTGTTTTTTCTCGTCGTATACGTCAACCTTCGGCATTTTTTCACCAGTCGGGACTAGCCCGCCTTCTCAACCAGAACGATGCCGCCGTTGGGGCCGGGCACCGCGCCGCGGACCACCACGAGATTCTGCTCCGGCCGCACATCCACGATTTTCAGGTTGCGGACCTGCTTGCGCTCGGCGCCGTAGTGACCCGGCAGGCGCACGCCCTTGAACACCCTGGACGGATCGGCGCTCTGACCGATGGAGCCGGGGGCGTCGTGGGTGGTGCAGCCGTGGGTGTCCCGACCGCCGCCAAAGTTGTGCCGCTTGACCACGCCGGAAAAACCACGGCCCTTGCTGCGGCCCGTCACGTTGACCGAATCGCCCATCTTGAACATGTCGGCGGTGATGGTCTGGCCCACCTCGAAGTCGGCCACGTCCTCCACCCGAAACTCGCGCAAGGTCGAGGTCGCCTCGACGCCGGCTTTCTTGAAGTGGCCGGCCGTGGGCTTGTTGACGTTTTTGGCCTTTTTGGCGCCGAAGCCAAGCTGCAACGCGTTGTATTGGTCGTTGTCCTCGGTCTTGATCTGCACGACGTGACACGGGCCCACTTCCAGCACCGTCACCGCCACCGCGCGGCCTTCCTCGAGGAACAAGCGGGTCATGCCCACTTTTTTACCGATCAGTCCCTTTAACATTTCGGCCACCCTGCTGCCTAGAGCTTGATCTCCACATCCACGCCAGCGCTGAGGTCGAGCTTCATCAGGGCGTCGACCGTCTGCTGAGTCGGCTCCAGGATGTCCAGGAGACGCTTGTGGGTGCGGATCTCGAACTGTTCGCGGCTCTTTTTGTCGATGTGCGGCGAGCGCAACACCGTGAACCGGTTGATTCTGGTGGGCAGGGGGATGGGCCCAGCCACTTTCGCTCCGGTTCGCCGCGCGGTCTCCACGATCTCGGCCGCGCTTTGATCCAGCAGCCTATGATCATAGGCTTTGAGCCGGATGCGTATTTTCTGATTCTGGATCATGGGGTAACTCCCGCGTCCTTATCCTAAAGCCCAAGCGCCAGCGCGCCGGGCCACTTTACTCGATGATTTCGCTGATCACGCCGGCGCCGACGGTGCGGCCGCCCTCGCGGATGGCGAAACGAAGCTCTTTTTCCATGGCGATGGGCGTGATCAGGGCCACGCTGATCGAAACGTTATCGCCGGGCATGACCATCTCCACGCCCTCGGGCAGGTCCACCACGCCCGTCACGTCGGTCGTGCGGAAGTAGAACTGCGGACGATAGCCGTTGAAGAACGGAGTGTGGCGACCACCCTCCTCCTTGCTCAGAACGTACACCTCGGCCTTGAACTTGGTGTGAGGCGTGATCGAGCCGGGCTTGGCCACAACCTGGCCGCGCTCCACCTCGTCGCGCTTGGTGCCGCGCAGCAAAACACCGATGTTGTCGCCAGCCTGGCCGCGGTCGAGGATCTTGCGGAACATCTCCACGCCGGTGCACACCGTCTTCTGCGTGTTGCGGATGCCCACGATCTCAACGTCGTCGCCCTGGTTGATCACCCCGCGCTCAACGCGACCGGTCACAACCGTGCCACGGCCAGAGATGCTGAACACGTCCTCGATGGGCATCAAAAATGGCTGGTCAACGTCGCGCACGGGCTCCGGCACGAACTCGTCAACCGCCTTCATCAGGTCGAGGATCGGCTGGCAGTCCGCGCAGCCATCCTTGCCGCAGCCGCAGTTGAGCGCCTTCAGCGCGCTGCCGCGAACGATCGGCGTGTCGTCGCCGGGGAACTCGTACTTGTCCAGAAGCTCGCGAAGCTCCATGTCGACAAGCTCGATCAGCTCCTCGTCGTCGACCATGTCAACTTTGTTCAAAAATACCACGATCGCCGGAACGCCGACCTGACGAGCCAAAAGAATGTGCTCACGCGTCTGGGGCATCGGGCCGTCGTCGGCGCCAACCACCAGGATCGCCCCGTCCATCTGAGCCGCGCCGGTGATCATGTTCTTGATATAGTCGGCGTGACCAGGGCAGTCCACATGGGCGTAGTGACGGTTGGCCGTCTCGTACTCCACGTGAGCCGTGGCGATGGTGATGCCGCGCTCGCGCTCCTCGGGGGCCTTGTCGATCTCGTCGAAGGCCACGAACTTCGCGCCGCCGCGCGCGGCAAGGCACTTGGTGATCGCTGCCGTCAAAGTCGTCTTGCCATGGTCGATGTGACCAATCGTTCCTACGTTCACGTGCGGCTTGGTACGCGCAAACTTTTCCTTGGCCATGACTATCGTTCCTCCTCTAGGCAGCCATACCGCGGGAGCCACTCTGGCGCAGTTTATTCACACGCTCGATGACAACCTCGGCCAGGCCCGCGGGAACCGGTTCGTAATGAGAAAATTCCATGCTGAAATTGGCGCGGCCCTGGGTCGCCGAGCGCAGGTCGCCGGCATAACCGAACATTTCGGCCAGAGGCACGTCGGCCTTGATCACCTGCACGCCGGGCCGCGAGTCAACGTCCCGAACCCGGCCGCGGCGGCCGCTCAGGTCACCCATCACCTCGCCCATGTAATCATCGGGGGTGATCACTTCCAAGGCCATCATCGGCTCCAGCAGCCGCAGGCCGGCCTTGCGCGCCGCGTCCTTCAGGGCCATGGAGCCAGCGATGACAAAAGCCCGGTCGGACGAGTCGACCTCGTGGTACGAGCCGTCGTACAGGGCGATTTCCAGATCTTCCAGCGGGAAACCGGCCAGCACGCCACGCTTGCAGGCCTCGCGCACGCCGTTTTCCACCGAGCGGATGTATTCCTTGGGGATCACTCCGCCGACAACGCGATCGACAAAACTGACGCCGCTGCCCGGCTCGCCGGGGGTGACTTCGATCTTGACGTGGCCGTATTGGCCACGGCCGCCCGACTGCTTGACGTAACGGCCCTCGGCCTGGGCCGCGCCCACGATGGCCTCGCGGTAGGAGACCTGGGGCGCGCCAACCGTCGCCGCTACTTTGAATTCGCGCAGCAGCCGGTCGACGATGATCTCCAGATGCAGCTCGCCCATGCCGCGGATGATCGTCTGGTTGGTCTCGTCGTCGTGGAAGACGCGGAACGACGGATCCTCGGCGGCGATGCGGCCCAGGGCCTGGCCCAGTTTTTCGCCCATGGCCTTGGTCTCGGGCTCGATGGCCACGCCGACCACCGGCTCGGGCACGTGCAGGGCCTCCAGCTTGATCTGCTTGTTCTTGTCGCAGAGGCTGTCGCCGGTGGTGGTCAGCTTGAGGCCCACCGCCGCGGCGATGCCGCCGGCCCGCACCTGTTTGACCTCCTCGCGCTCGTTGGCGTGCATGCGCAGCAAGCGGCCCACGCGCTCGGTCTTGCCCTTGTTGGCGTTGTAGACCGTGTCGCCGCTACGCAAAACGCCCGAATAAACGCGTAGGAAAGTGAGGTGACCCACGTAGGGGTCGCTCCAGAGCTTGAAGGCCAACGCCGCGAAGGGCGCGTCGTCGTCGGCCGGGCAGGTGACGACGGCGCCGTCGGCGTCCTCGCCCTGGGCCGGGCGGACCTCCTGGGGCGAAGGCAGATAGTCGACCACCGCGTCGAGCAGGGGCTGCACGCCCTTGTTCTTGAAGGCCGAGCCCAAAAGCACCGGCACGACCAGCATCTCCAGCACGCCCTTGCGCAGGGCGGACTTGATCTGGGCCGGGGTGGGCTCCACGCCGTCGAGGTAGCTG
Protein-coding regions in this window:
- the rplC gene encoding 50S ribosomal protein L3; the encoded protein is MLKGLIGKKVGMTRLFLEEGRAVAVTVLEVGPCHVVQIKTEDNDQYNALQLGFGAKKAKNVNKPTAGHFKKAGVEATSTLREFRVEDVADFEVGQTITADMFKMGDSVNVTGRSKGRGFSGVVKRHNFGGGRDTHGCTTHDAPGSIGQSADPSRVFKGVRLPGHYGAERKQVRNLKIVDVRPEQNLVVVRGAVPGPNGGIVLVEKAG
- the rpsJ gene encoding 30S ribosomal protein S10, which encodes MQNQKIRIRLKAYDHRLLDQSAAEIVETARRTGAKVAGPIPLPTRINRFTVLRSPHIDKKSREQFEIRTHKRLLDILEPTQQTVDALMKLDLSAGVDVEIKL
- the rpsS gene encoding 30S ribosomal protein S19 — its product is MPRSLKKGPFVDDHLAAKVEQSVDSGSRKVIKTWSRRSTIMPEFVGLTFAVHNGKKFVPVFVTENMVGHKLGEFAPTRTYYGHAADKKGKKK
- the rpmC gene encoding 50S ribosomal protein L29: MKASELKSLSLGELERKLDDLRQELFNLKFQNATGQLENPMKLGVTKKDIARVLTVMRQLAAE
- the rplN gene encoding 50S ribosomal protein L14: MIQPETNLQSADNSGAKRLYCIKVLGGSKRRYASLGDVIVVSVKEALPNSKVKKGDVMKAVVVRTAKEVRRADGSAIKFDDNSAVLINNAGEPIGTRIFGPVARELRARRYMKIVSLAPEVL
- the rplB gene encoding 50S ribosomal protein L2, with amino-acid sequence MAIKKFKPTSPGRRFATQLVSEEITKHEPEKSLLEPLKKSGGRNSYGRVTTRHRGGGHKRKYRQIDFKREKLGIPARVAGIEYDPNRSANIALLHYQDGEKRYILAPKGLKVDDVIVSDVKADIRPGNAMPLESMPLGTLLHNVEMKIGGGGQMVRSAGAYAQLMAKEGDYAILKLPSGEMRKVHIKCRATVGQVGNEQYENVSLGKAGRNRWLGRRPRVRGVAMNPVDHPMGGGEGKSSGGRHPCSPWGMPAKGYRTRKKKPSDKFIVRRRTK
- the tuf gene encoding elongation factor Tu translates to MAKEKFARTKPHVNVGTIGHIDHGKTTLTAAITKCLAARGGAKFVAFDEIDKAPEERERGITIATAHVEYETANRHYAHVDCPGHADYIKNMITGAAQMDGAILVVGADDGPMPQTREHILLARQVGVPAIVVFLNKVDMVDDEELIELVDMELRELLDKYEFPGDDTPIVRGSALKALNCGCGKDGCADCQPILDLMKAVDEFVPEPVRDVDQPFLMPIEDVFSISGRGTVVTGRVERGVINQGDDVEIVGIRNTQKTVCTGVEMFRKILDRGQAGDNIGVLLRGTKRDEVERGQVVAKPGSITPHTKFKAEVYVLSKEEGGRHTPFFNGYRPQFYFRTTDVTGVVDLPEGVEMVMPGDNVSISVALITPIAMEKELRFAIREGGRTVGAGVISEIIE
- a CDS encoding 50S ribosomal protein L23; amino-acid sequence: MKDLREVIRRPLITEKGTIAKEDNNQLLFEVDRRANKVEIRQAVEKLFDVKVLDVRTVSVKGKDKRMGRIVGRRSDWKKAYVTLAEGQSVDFFEGA
- the rpsH gene encoding 30S ribosomal protein S8, with protein sequence MSMHDPIADMLTRIRNAIMARQTEVNLPSSSIKAAIAETLVQEGYIAGYEVVPGSPQATLSLKLRYHGSRSVIEGLKRVSKPSRRVYVPHTEVQKIRSGLGIAILSTNKGVMCDREARKAKVGGEVLCEIW
- a CDS encoding type Z 30S ribosomal protein S14 produces the protein MAKLAQMQKMSREPKFKVRRRNRCPICGRPRAFIRKFGLCRVCLRNMALRGELPGVIKASW
- the rplD gene encoding 50S ribosomal protein L4, giving the protein MPKVDVYDEKKQKVGEIELADEVFAAEVKAHLLHEVVVWQLAKRRAGTACTKTRSEVRGGGRKPWRQKGTGRARVGSRRSPLWRGGGTTHGPKPRDYDYNVPKKVRKAALKSALSDKLAEEKLMVLRGFGLEAIKTKAFAEVLATFQTQNVLVVTAGPDEVLEKSARNIPMVKVLRAEGLNVYDILRYDRLMLLEPAVGRIEEALS
- the rplE gene encoding 50S ribosomal protein L5; this encodes MADKKKKKAEGQEQPAEVIEKVAPRLREKYLQECIPQLIEQFSYKNIMQVPKPVKAVLNMGVGEAIQNIKVLEAAAEELTMIAGQRAMINRARRSIASFKLREGMPIGTSVTLRGEKMWFFMDKLFNIALPRVRDFRGVSATAFDGRGNYTLGVKEHIIFPEIEYDKIDKVKGMNITIVTTAQTDEEGRALLRLLGVPFRA
- the rpsQ gene encoding 30S ribosomal protein S17; this translates as MANNDRGNAKALTGVVVSDKMDKTVVVQVERLVKHPIYKKYVRRRAKFMAHDEANDCRVGDTVLIRQSRPLSRLKRWRVSKVLERVA
- the rplV gene encoding 50S ribosomal protein L22, whose translation is MEATAKAKFVRISPRKVRLVADAVRGMKVEEALNKLKFTPKKAAGLMAKVIHSAAANATQNSSIDVDKLYVKVAFVDGGPSLKRWRPRAMGRAFSIRKRTSHITVVVAER
- the fusA gene encoding elongation factor G codes for the protein MTAGSKNSAHRNIGLMAHIDAGKTTTTERILFYTGVSHRIGEVHDGSAVMDWMEQEQERGITITSAATTCFWKEHRINIIDTPGHVDFTMEVERSLRVLDGVVAVFCAVGGVQPQSETVWRQADRYGVPRIAFINKMDRIGADHARCVDMIRSRLGARPLLLQLPLGAEDSFAGVVDLVENKLIRFGVDGQGMELCVEDVPTEMLAEVEAARQEVVETACEFDDELMASYLDGVEPTPAQIKSALRKGVLEMLVVPVLLGSAFKNKGVQPLLDAVVDYLPSPQEVRPAQGEDADGAVVTCPADDDAPFAALAFKLWSDPYVGHLTFLRVYSGVLRSGDTVYNANKGKTERVGRLLRMHANEREEVKQVRAGGIAAAVGLKLTTTGDSLCDKNKQIKLEALHVPEPVVGVAIEPETKAMGEKLGQALGRIAAEDPSFRVFHDDETNQTIIRGMGELHLEIIVDRLLREFKVAATVGAPQVSYREAIVGAAQAEGRYVKQSGGRGQYGHVKIEVTPGEPGSGVSFVDRVVGGVIPKEYIRSVENGVREACKRGVLAGFPLEDLEIALYDGSYHEVDSSDRAFVIAGSMALKDAARKAGLRLLEPMMALEVITPDDYMGEVMGDLSGRRGRVRDVDSRPGVQVIKADVPLAEMFGYAGDLRSATQGRANFSMEFSHYEPVPAGLAEVVIERVNKLRQSGSRGMAA
- the rpsC gene encoding 30S ribosomal protein S3, which produces MGQKVNPIGFRLGVIRTWDSRWFANKRDYAGLVFEDHQIRKFLKKKLFHAGVSHIEIERAANKAKIRIHTARPGIVIGKKGSEIESVKKALEQLIKREVMLDIHEVRKPEVDAQLVAESVASQLERRIAFRRAMKRAVTTALKLGAQGIRIQCSGRLGGAEMARREWYREGRVPLHTLRADIDYGFAEARTTYGVIGVKVLIFKGEVLDDRDKTQAQAS
- the rplP gene encoding 50S ribosomal protein L16; this encodes MLAPKRVRHRKVMKGRMRGACQSGNRVSFGQYGLQAVGAGWMTNQQIESARIAITRYIKRGGKVFIRVFPDKPYTKKPAETRMGKGKGSPEGWVAVVPRGRMIYEIDGVARETAMEALRLASHKLPFKTRIVERS
- the rplX gene encoding 50S ribosomal protein L24 produces the protein MSKLSIKKDDKVMVTAGRDRGKVGKVLRVLPADNRAIVEKVNVVKRHTRPSQNNQGGIVEKEMPIDISNLMVICDKCGKASRLGRKVLDDGKTSRFCKKCGELLDA